The DNA segment CGCTGGCCCCGGGCTGGGTGCGGACCGAGTTCCACCAGCGGGCCGACATCCGGACCTCCTCGATCCCCGCGCCGCTGTGGCTGGACGCCGACGCGCTCGTCGCGGAGTGCCTGGCCGACGTGGCCCGCGGCGCGGTGGTGTCGATCCCGTCGCGGCGCTACCGGGCACTGATGTTCGCGGTCCGGCACGCGCCGCGTTCCGCGGTCCGGGCCGCCTCGCGCCGGCTCTCCTCCAGCCGCCACTGACCCGTCCCGGCATCCGCGCGGACCTCCGCGACGAACCGTCCGTGTCGCACCCGCGTGAACGGGGCGTGAACGCACAAGTCCGATAGGGTGATCGACGTGTCGAGCCGAAGCCGCTACACCTCGCCGGTCATCGCCGGCGCCCGGTTCGTGGCGCAGCACGGGCTGCTCAAGCCCTTCATCTGGCACAAGGCCGACGTCACCGTCCTCGGCGCCGAGCGCCTCGACGGGATGCACGGGCCGTACGTCGCCGTCTCCAACCACTCGAGCCATCTCGACGCCCCGCTGATCATCGGCGCGCTGCCGGGCAAGCTCGGCCGCTACGTCGCCGCCGGTGCCGCGGCCGACTACTTCTTCGACGTGTGGTGGCGCAAGGGCCTGACGGCGCTGTTCTTCAACGCGTTCCCGGTCGACCGCTCGGGCCTGCGCGGCCGACGCGGCCTCGCGACCAGCCTGCTCGACGACGGCGTGCCGCTCCTGCTGTTCCCCGAGGGCACCCGTTCG comes from the Microlunatus antarcticus genome and includes:
- a CDS encoding lysophospholipid acyltransferase family protein yields the protein MSSRSRYTSPVIAGARFVAQHGLLKPFIWHKADVTVLGAERLDGMHGPYVAVSNHSSHLDAPLIIGALPGKLGRYVAAGAAADYFFDVWWRKGLTALFFNAFPVDRSGLRGRRGLATSLLDDGVPLLLFPEGTRSRTGEMGNFKPGAAALCISRDVPCLPIALYGASEAMPYGKTWPGKGKPPVYVNFGEPMRPDDGESVMGFS